A section of the Tumebacillus sp. BK434 genome encodes:
- a CDS encoding FAD:protein FMN transferase: protein MNSYSHSFRAMNTGVELKLVPQQPLSAHELQEILTDVELLFQHVEGVGSRFRPDSELSQLNAAEGREVGVSPLLFDLLTAALAAYEETQGLFHPGLLTQLTEAGYDKSLELLEPSAEEAHFTCDAPSAMAPFTLDAARKTVQAAPGVQLDLGGIAKGWTVDLAAGYLRQLGHGFVNAGGDLHVFGRRANPWKIGVMNPFAAEEQVGVLNLRHGAVATSSTYKRRWQKGARWLHHLLDPRTGRPTDSEIVSATVVAPSAVQADVWAKTVLLLGADAGTDFIRQRGARAVLIDQHQHVRSVAHDLV from the coding sequence ATGAACTCATACAGCCATTCGTTTCGCGCCATGAACACCGGGGTCGAGCTGAAGCTCGTGCCGCAGCAACCGCTCAGCGCGCACGAGCTGCAGGAGATCTTGACAGATGTCGAGCTGCTCTTTCAGCACGTCGAAGGAGTCGGCAGCCGCTTCCGTCCGGACAGCGAACTGTCCCAGCTCAACGCGGCAGAGGGTCGCGAAGTCGGCGTCTCCCCCCTGCTCTTCGACCTGCTGACCGCCGCCCTCGCAGCTTATGAAGAGACGCAAGGCCTGTTCCACCCCGGCCTGCTGACTCAGCTGACCGAAGCCGGATATGACAAGTCGCTGGAGCTGCTCGAACCGTCTGCCGAAGAAGCGCACTTCACTTGCGACGCCCCCTCCGCCATGGCCCCGTTCACGCTCGATGCCGCCCGCAAGACGGTACAAGCCGCTCCCGGCGTGCAGCTCGATCTCGGCGGCATCGCCAAAGGCTGGACGGTCGATCTCGCCGCCGGTTACCTCCGCCAGCTCGGGCACGGCTTTGTCAACGCGGGCGGCGACTTGCACGTGTTCGGCCGTCGCGCAAATCCGTGGAAGATCGGCGTGATGAACCCGTTCGCAGCGGAGGAGCAGGTCGGTGTGCTCAACTTGCGCCACGGCGCGGTCGCCACCTCCTCGACTTACAAGCGCCGCTGGCAAAAAGGCGCGCGCTGGCTGCACCACCTCCTCGATCCGCGGACGGGGCGTCCGACCGACAGCGAGATCGTTTCCGCCACCGTGGTCGCCCCAAGCGCCGTGCAAGCGGACGTCTGGGCTAAGACCGTCCTGCTGCTCGGCGCGGACGCGGGCACCGACTTTATCAGACAGCGCGGCGCCCGCGCCGTGCTGATCGACCAACACCAACACGTAAGGAGTGTCGCCCATGATCTTGTTTAA
- a CDS encoding ferric reductase-like transmembrane domain-containing protein, with translation MILFNAWLLIRASGIVAYVLLSLTVLTGLYSMFRKHRSLPPGLVPALHNTLSNWALYLVLFHAAMLFYDHYKSYSWQDILIPFHAADAARIPMGIGILGLYLLAFTILTTELRRTIGSRIWRLLHMLSPVAYLLATVHGIWQGTDTQAAWMVGMYWVSWSLTLFMVGLRMLPKKEIPAAE, from the coding sequence ATGATCTTGTTTAACGCCTGGCTGCTCATCCGCGCCTCAGGCATCGTCGCCTATGTCCTGCTTTCGCTTACCGTTCTCACCGGCTTGTACAGCATGTTCCGCAAACACCGCAGCCTGCCGCCCGGCCTCGTGCCGGCGCTGCACAACACGCTGTCCAACTGGGCGTTGTACCTCGTCCTCTTCCATGCTGCGATGCTCTTTTATGACCATTACAAAAGCTACAGCTGGCAGGACATCCTGATCCCGTTTCACGCGGCCGACGCCGCGAGAATCCCGATGGGCATCGGCATTCTCGGCCTCTACCTGCTGGCCTTCACCATCCTGACCACCGAACTGCGCCGTACGATCGGCAGCCGCATCTGGCGCCTGCTGCACATGCTCTCCCCCGTCGCCTACCTGCTGGCGACCGTACACGGCATCTGGCAAGGCACCGACACGCAGGCCGCATGGATGGTCGGGATGTACTGGGTGTCGTGGAGCTTGACGCTGTTCATGGTCGGCCTGCGCATGCTTCCGAAAAAAGAAATCCCGGCGGCCGAATGA